The following are encoded together in the Candidatus Omnitrophota bacterium genome:
- a CDS encoding PqqD family protein, whose product MVADRTISRNPKVIFRVIGNETVLLPVYRTSEEINCIYTLNKPAARVWEMLGGKTRVSALKRRVLKEFDVSAAAADRELEKLLKELGEIKAII is encoded by the coding sequence ATGGTAGCAGACAGGACTATCTCCCGCAACCCTAAGGTTATATTTAGGGTTATCGGCAATGAAACAGTATTGCTGCCGGTTTACCGGACTTCCGAAGAGATAAATTGCATATATACCCTGAATAAGCCGGCGGCAAGGGTTTGGGAAATGCTGGGAGGAAAGACCCGGGTCTCGGCGCTTAAACGCAGGGTCCTGAAGGAATTCGATGTTTCAGCGGCCGCGGCTGACCGGGAGTTGGAAAAACTGCTAAAGGAATTAGGCGAGATAAAAGCGATAATATAG
- a CDS encoding radical SAM protein yields MRKVEYRDFSLKTHQGNLRRRKPSVCQFELTFKCDFRCRYCYISCYNKRNYLNRELSTRDIEHILDKVHKSGVLWLCFTGGDPLTRPDFPQIYLYAKRKGFLITVFTNGLRLNKKILGLFARFPPFMLELTLNAVSKRVYEKIAGKTGSFEKVRDNIVLMHKMGIPFRIKTQMTRDNHKELPRVKKFVEGLGLDFLPGYTLFPRLDGDLFPCDLRLAPRELVRMNKEWTGVSEECILVNPAKGKQLFNCSVVSGDSYHIDPEGRMFLCSLLRDPRYGLKSAGVMENLGKLLKYARHKEFQTASRCRGCRLRYNCLSCPGRAYLEKGDMETPVEYYCELAHVENADQGR; encoded by the coding sequence GTGCGTAAAGTAGAATATCGCGATTTCAGCCTGAAGACCCATCAGGGCAACTTAAGGCGGAGAAAACCCAGTGTCTGCCAGTTTGAGCTTACTTTCAAGTGCGACTTCCGCTGCCGGTATTGTTATATATCCTGTTATAATAAACGCAATTACCTTAACAGGGAGCTGTCTACCAGGGATATTGAGCATATCCTGGATAAAGTGCATAAAAGCGGGGTATTGTGGTTATGTTTTACCGGAGGTGATCCTTTAACCAGGCCGGATTTCCCGCAAATATATCTTTATGCCAAACGAAAAGGTTTTTTGATCACGGTCTTTACCAATGGGTTGCGCCTGAATAAAAAAATCCTGGGATTATTCGCGAGATTCCCTCCTTTTATGCTGGAGTTGACGCTGAACGCGGTGAGCAAGCGGGTATATGAGAAGATCGCAGGCAAAACAGGTTCTTTTGAGAAGGTCAGGGATAATATCGTTTTGATGCATAAAATGGGAATACCTTTCCGGATCAAGACCCAGATGACCCGGGACAATCATAAGGAATTGCCCCGGGTAAAGAAATTTGTTGAGGGACTGGGGTTGGATTTTTTACCGGGGTATACGCTCTTCCCGCGGTTAGACGGGGATCTGTTCCCTTGTGATCTTCGGCTAGCCCCCCGGGAGCTGGTAAGGATGAATAAGGAATGGACCGGAGTATCCGAGGAATGTATTCTCGTGAATCCCGCAAAGGGAAAACAGTTGTTCAATTGTTCGGTTGTTTCAGGCGATAGTTATCATATCGATCCAGAAGGCAGGATGTTCCTGTGCAGTTTGTTAAGAGATCCGCGGTATGGCCTTAAGAGCGCAGGGGTAATGGAAAACCTGGGAAAGTTGCTGAAATATGCCAGGCATAAAGAATTCCAGACCGCTTCACGATGCCGCGGTTGCCGGCTAAGATACAATTGCCTGTCCTGTCCAGGCAGGGCCTATCTTGAGAAAGGGGATATGGAGACGCCGGTGGAATATTACTGTGAGTTAGCCCATGTGGAAAATGCCGATCAAGGACGTTAA
- a CDS encoding ABC transporter ATP-binding protein/permease — protein MPIKDVKELYPLWERWSKFLRPFARHWAALVSLGLLVMFLSLVSPLLIKAIIDEAIAKKDIAGFFVISGIIAGVYLAGEISARFKGLLFEYARAKTHLNISRRVFGHIHKLSFSWFQDKSTGEHIYKITRDIECSTDFVISLLPQFFQIGARMFLTTVIVVLMDWKMAAFILISVPLIYIPAYCLSRKMFRASGRIIDISQTRFHRLQEIFSHVLMVKVFGTERLSMKGFRENLTDGIRAEMRMARMDAKGVFFTDLANKGAAGLVICYGLFRVIKGDMSLGSLSAISAYLFQLSGMHAELGGILHSLMPGWLSLRRVNCILDEKPVIADKPLARDILISSAQIRFDGVSFGYDPGKDVLRSLSFSIEPASRIALAGYSGCGKTTLIYLLLRLYQPRQGRIFVDNRDISDFKINFYKRQVGVALQEHYLWNDTIENNIRYSYPQASMDEVMEAARISGVDEFTRELPKGFATVIGENAVMLSEGQKQKIAIARALVKRPKILVFDEAMSSMDSASENRIISAIEERMDEVTLIIISHRLSIVMKMDTVCYLKSPQDLVIDAPKRLLANNEGFRALFSGQDKL, from the coding sequence ATGCCGATCAAGGACGTTAAAGAACTGTACCCTTTATGGGAACGCTGGTCGAAATTTTTAAGGCCTTTTGCCAGGCATTGGGCCGCCCTGGTTTCCCTGGGGCTGCTGGTAATGTTTTTGAGCCTGGTCTCTCCTTTACTGATAAAGGCCATAATCGACGAGGCCATAGCCAAAAAGGACATTGCCGGGTTTTTTGTAATTTCCGGGATCATTGCCGGGGTATATCTGGCGGGTGAAATTTCCGCCAGGTTTAAGGGCTTATTATTTGAGTATGCCCGGGCCAAGACACATCTGAATATCAGCAGGAGGGTGTTTGGACATATCCATAAGCTTTCCTTCAGTTGGTTCCAGGATAAATCCACCGGGGAACATATTTACAAAATAACCCGCGATATTGAATGCTCAACGGATTTCGTTATTTCGCTGCTGCCGCAGTTTTTTCAGATAGGCGCCCGGATGTTTTTGACCACCGTGATCGTGGTATTGATGGATTGGAAGATGGCGGCGTTTATCCTTATATCCGTGCCTTTGATCTACATCCCGGCTTATTGCTTAAGCAGGAAAATGTTCCGGGCCTCCGGGAGGATCATCGATATTTCCCAAACGAGATTCCATCGTTTACAGGAGATCTTCTCGCATGTGCTTATGGTCAAGGTTTTCGGCACTGAACGGTTGAGCATGAAAGGGTTCCGGGAAAATCTCACGGACGGCATACGCGCTGAAATGAGGATGGCGCGCATGGATGCAAAAGGTGTTTTCTTTACGGATCTGGCCAATAAAGGCGCGGCCGGCTTGGTCATATGCTACGGATTATTCCGGGTCATAAAAGGGGATATGTCGCTGGGAAGCCTATCCGCCATATCCGCTTATTTATTCCAGTTATCGGGCATGCATGCCGAATTGGGGGGTATACTGCATTCTTTAATGCCCGGATGGCTGTCTTTGCGAAGGGTAAACTGCATCCTTGATGAAAAACCGGTTATCGCGGATAAACCGCTGGCAAGGGATATACTTATATCGTCGGCGCAAATAAGGTTCGATGGGGTAAGTTTCGGATATGATCCAGGAAAGGATGTCCTGAGATCTTTGAGCTTCTCCATAGAGCCTGCCAGCCGTATCGCCCTGGCAGGTTATTCCGGCTGCGGCAAGACAACTTTGATCTATTTGCTCCTGAGGCTGTATCAACCCCGGCAAGGCCGGATATTTGTGGATAACCGGGATATCTCCGACTTCAAGATCAATTTCTATAAGCGGCAGGTGGGGGTGGCTTTACAGGAGCATTACCTGTGGAACGATACAATAGAAAATAATATAAGGTATTCTTATCCGCAGGCGTCTATGGATGAGGTGATGGAGGCGGCGCGGATATCAGGGGTCGATGAATTTACCCGAGAATTGCCCAAGGGCTTTGCCACGGTTATCGGCGAAAATGCGGTAATGCTTTCCGAAGGCCAGAAACAAAAAATAGCCATCGCCCGCGCTCTGGTCAAAAGGCCGAAGATCCTGGTCTTTGATGAAGCAATGTCTTCCATGGATTCTGCCAGCGAGAACCGGATCATTTCCGCAATAGAAGAGCGGATGGATGAGGTCACTTTGATAATCATATCTCACCGGCTTTCAATCGTCATGAAGATGGATACTGTCTGTTATCTTAAGTCCCCGCAGGATCTGGTCATAGACGCTCCTAAGAGGCTGCTGGCGAATAATGAGGGTTTTCGCGCCTTATTCAGCGGGCAGGATAAGCTTTAA
- a CDS encoding polysaccharide biosynthesis tyrosine autokinase, whose protein sequence is MPQYELNLRDYIRIFQKRKYTIILVFVLVTLATIIFLPKQSITYTASTTIKIEERKTIAGLLTEWIVYSPGDVMESEGRFITSFPVMIRVGVEKGLIQESWFEDPKDKAVDFKNRDLGPENIRPEYVEDANMIVVSLQEKVKTEILTNTNMIKITATSSVPKEAMDLANIVAKSYIAENLKSKNKQVRHAREFIEEQVRELERNIKDAEERLNKFGDDSNKVKLAGPMEEKLTDLQFKLVEMRQKYTDKHPQIIQIRDQIRSMEAQVQGLSERQMEYARLHREVEINRKLYAMLKEKLEEARISEREKVSDVTIVDPAVMPGNPITTDNRIKVVIGAFMGLILGIAFAFIFETLDTSIGTIEDVENVIKLSVLGIVPPIESELGRSNWFINRIKNRFSPKNRSDSEERLVHLFAHYQPHSPNTEAYRNIHTNLKLSPGRKTILVTSSGPREGKTSVVSNLGIVMAQIGLKTLLVSTDLRRPLLEKVFGIKREPGLNELVSGTMPLDSVLNNITNIMLGDIGFEDIRKTPGIENIWILPSGHLPSNPVEVLESKAFAAIIEILKSRFDVIIFDSPPVLPVTDANLLAPKVDSVVLVYEIGRTSREGLMRAKVQLESVGAKISGVVLNHTQMQTEAISPYPYYNKYKYYGREVPKANRDPEVKKKT, encoded by the coding sequence ATGCCGCAATATGAGCTTAATTTAAGAGACTATATCCGGATATTCCAGAAGCGTAAATATACTATAATCCTTGTTTTTGTCCTTGTTACGCTTGCCACGATCATTTTCCTGCCTAAACAGTCCATTACCTATACCGCCAGTACAACTATAAAGATAGAGGAACGCAAGACCATCGCCGGGCTTTTGACCGAATGGATAGTATATAGCCCGGGAGATGTCATGGAATCGGAGGGGAGATTCATTACCAGTTTCCCTGTAATGATCCGGGTCGGCGTGGAAAAAGGCCTTATCCAGGAATCATGGTTTGAGGACCCTAAAGATAAGGCCGTTGATTTCAAGAACCGGGACCTGGGCCCGGAGAATATCAGGCCGGAGTATGTGGAAGACGCCAATATGATAGTTGTTTCTCTCCAGGAAAAGGTCAAGACCGAGATCCTTACAAACACGAACATGATCAAGATCACCGCGACTTCAAGCGTGCCTAAGGAGGCGATGGACCTTGCCAATATAGTGGCTAAATCGTATATAGCGGAAAACCTGAAAAGCAAGAATAAACAGGTCCGGCACGCCCGGGAATTCATTGAAGAGCAGGTCCGGGAGCTGGAAAGGAATATCAAGGATGCCGAAGAAAGACTGAATAAATTCGGCGATGACTCAAATAAGGTGAAGCTGGCGGGACCGATGGAGGAGAAATTAACGGATCTGCAATTCAAGCTGGTGGAGATGCGTCAGAAATACACCGATAAGCATCCGCAGATAATCCAGATCAGGGATCAGATCAGAAGCATGGAGGCGCAGGTCCAGGGATTGTCGGAAAGGCAGATGGAATACGCCAGGCTGCACCGGGAAGTTGAGATCAACCGCAAGCTTTATGCCATGCTCAAGGAAAAACTTGAAGAGGCAAGGATATCCGAAAGGGAGAAAGTAAGCGACGTGACTATCGTTGACCCCGCGGTTATGCCCGGAAATCCCATTACCACGGATAACCGCATAAAGGTCGTTATCGGCGCGTTCATGGGGCTTATCCTGGGTATCGCTTTTGCGTTCATATTTGAGACCCTGGATACTTCGATCGGTACCATTGAGGACGTCGAAAATGTGATCAAGCTGTCGGTCCTGGGTATAGTGCCTCCGATCGAATCGGAACTGGGCCGGAGCAATTGGTTTATCAACCGGATAAAAAACCGTTTTTCGCCCAAGAACAGGAGCGATTCCGAAGAGCGCCTGGTGCATCTTTTCGCCCATTACCAGCCGCATTCCCCGAATACCGAGGCATACCGCAATATCCATACCAATTTGAAACTTTCTCCGGGGCGTAAAACCATCCTGGTTACCAGCTCCGGGCCGCGGGAAGGCAAGACCAGCGTGGTCAGCAATCTGGGAATAGTCATGGCACAGATAGGTTTAAAGACCCTTCTGGTCTCGACCGATCTGCGCAGGCCGCTTCTGGAAAAGGTCTTCGGGATAAAACGCGAACCCGGGTTGAACGAATTGGTCAGCGGAACGATGCCGCTGGACAGCGTGCTGAATAATATAACCAACATAATGTTGGGGGATATCGGTTTTGAGGATATCCGTAAAACTCCGGGTATAGAGAATATCTGGATCCTGCCCAGCGGGCATCTGCCTTCTAATCCAGTGGAGGTCCTGGAATCCAAGGCATTCGCCGCCATTATTGAGATCCTAAAGTCGCGTTTTGATGTGATCATCTTTGATTCGCCTCCGGTTTTGCCGGTAACCGACGCAAACCTCCTGGCCCCTAAGGTGGACAGTGTCGTCTTGGTATATGAGATAGGCAGGACGAGCAGGGAAGGTTTGATGCGCGCCAAGGTCCAGCTGGAGTCGGTAGGCGCGAAGATCTCCGGCGTGGTCCTGAACCATACTCAGATGCAGACCGAGGCCATAAGCCCGTATCCTTATTATAATAAATATAAATATTACGGCAGGGAGGTCCCTAAGGCTAATCGTGATCCGGAGGTAAAA
- a CDS encoding S24/S26 family peptidase — protein MANRRLIVNDRSKKEEISGDREFLFFNVKGPSMFPFIREGDGFLARRAVAKDLRTGDIILYYPARQGPGVCHRLLKKEQKNGKIILYAQADAWNEGPDIVIEDELWGKAVAVIRGRRIINISSFEARLFGRTAAAILHFARAAKKCLLGCVSGIKMI, from the coding sequence ATGGCTAATAGGCGTCTGATCGTGAACGATCGCTCAAAAAAAGAAGAGATCTCCGGGGACAGGGAATTCCTGTTCTTTAATGTAAAAGGCCCGAGTATGTTCCCTTTTATTCGGGAGGGCGATGGTTTTCTCGCCAGAAGGGCGGTCGCGAAAGACCTGCGAACCGGGGATATAATACTTTATTATCCGGCAAGGCAAGGACCGGGGGTTTGCCATCGTTTACTGAAAAAAGAGCAGAAGAATGGAAAAATAATTCTATATGCTCAGGCTGATGCCTGGAACGAAGGCCCGGATATAGTCATTGAGGATGAACTCTGGGGCAAGGCGGTCGCGGTTATCCGAGGGCGCCGGATCATTAATATCTCTTCGTTTGAGGCGCGTTTGTTCGGGCGGACGGCAGCCGCAATACTGCATTTCGCAAGGGCGGCGAAAAAATGTCTTTTGGGATGCGTATCCGGGATAAAAATGATATAA
- a CDS encoding radical SAM protein, whose product MLNRSPLFFYDKINAQPGVLTPDALLELTYRCNLRCIHCYAKDSGNKRRELTASVWKDILDQLARMGCLWVTFTGGEPLIRDDFLEIYAYAREKGFLVVLFTNATLFTERVIKYLARNPPQAIEVTLNGSDSKTYEGISAARGSFVKCAGNIIRLAEAGLTLSIKANLMKQNKNELWRIKEWADSVLKKTQGEYLFKYDPLIYPRINGDKSPCGYRLNFGQITSALRRHKDLWNNFCQDLRKDIPDPPEKIDSLYYCACSKFKPTISLDGKLKFCVFSEDFSVDLKEYPLKEAVNMLYSRIRRERFNRPSACSRCSLRTICGWCPVRARLETGSPYRKVGYYCRIARRIAEMTIQQRKAGSKA is encoded by the coding sequence ATGCTCAACCGCAGCCCGCTTTTTTTTTATGATAAGATAAACGCTCAACCCGGTGTTTTAACCCCTGACGCGCTGCTTGAACTCACCTACCGCTGTAATTTGAGATGTATCCACTGCTATGCCAAAGATTCCGGGAATAAACGCAGAGAATTAACCGCTTCTGTCTGGAAGGATATATTGGACCAACTGGCCCGGATGGGATGTTTATGGGTTACTTTTACCGGAGGCGAGCCCCTGATCCGCGATGATTTTCTGGAGATCTATGCTTACGCCCGGGAAAAGGGTTTTCTGGTCGTATTGTTCACCAACGCGACTTTATTCACTGAGCGGGTCATAAAATACCTTGCCCGGAATCCTCCGCAGGCGATTGAAGTCACCCTGAACGGAAGTGACAGCAAGACATATGAAGGTATAAGCGCGGCCAGGGGCTCTTTTGTGAAATGCGCGGGTAATATAATACGGCTGGCAGAGGCAGGTTTGACTCTATCGATCAAAGCCAACCTGATGAAGCAGAATAAGAATGAGCTCTGGCGAATAAAGGAATGGGCTGATTCTGTCCTGAAAAAGACTCAAGGGGAGTATCTTTTTAAATACGACCCGCTTATTTATCCGCGGATAAACGGGGATAAGTCGCCTTGCGGATACAGGCTTAATTTTGGCCAGATTACCTCGGCTCTTCGGAGGCATAAAGACCTGTGGAATAACTTCTGTCAGGACCTGCGGAAAGATATACCTGATCCCCCGGAAAAGATAGATTCCCTCTATTATTGCGCCTGTTCCAAATTCAAGCCGACGATATCTCTCGACGGAAAACTGAAGTTCTGCGTATTCTCGGAGGATTTTAGCGTGGACCTTAAAGAATACCCGTTAAAAGAGGCAGTAAACATGCTTTATTCGCGTATCCGCCGGGAGAGATTTAACCGGCCTTCGGCCTGTTCCCGGTGTTCGTTGCGGACCATTTGCGGATGGTGCCCGGTAAGGGCGCGTCTGGAGACCGGAAGCCCTTATCGCAAAGTCGGGTATTATTGCCGGATCGCCAGGCGCATAGCGGAAATGACCATCCAGCAGAGGAAGGCGGGCAGTAAGGCATGA
- a CDS encoding radical SAM protein — MKFESIRNFNNKIKEQAEQSGFPLRMMFELTYRCNFRCGHCYIPEGYNRREELGTGQVISVLKQLKKAGCFYLGFTGGEPFLRKDLMEILDFARQCGFEVIIHTNGYFIDDEKARALAALKPNKVDITLPAFTEGVFESITGVKGSRERVFCAVNMLKDYGVALGLKTCLLKRNYLEIAKIRNFASSAGITLRVDDLLFACLDGSQRPYKYTFKAVPAAPLSRKIKSAKKECPASAGDDIFRCGAGRSQAAITPQGKLKFCLMIDHPGLDIIKGSFRGCWEELKMKARAIGSAAAGECRGCDLRGYCKWCPARSWAISNDFYGCDERCRARAEELARQ; from the coding sequence ATGAAGTTTGAATCCATCCGTAATTTTAATAATAAAATAAAAGAACAAGCTGAACAGTCAGGCTTTCCGTTGAGGATGATGTTCGAGCTGACTTATCGCTGTAATTTCCGCTGCGGGCATTGTTATATACCTGAAGGGTACAACAGAAGGGAAGAACTGGGCACAGGGCAGGTCATTTCTGTCTTGAAACAACTCAAAAAGGCGGGCTGTTTCTATCTTGGTTTTACCGGAGGAGAACCGTTTTTAAGAAAAGACCTGATGGAAATACTGGATTTTGCCAGGCAATGCGGTTTTGAGGTTATTATCCACACCAACGGTTATTTCATAGATGATGAAAAAGCCCGGGCGCTGGCAGCGCTCAAGCCCAATAAAGTCGATATTACTTTGCCTGCGTTCACCGAAGGCGTTTTTGAATCCATAACCGGGGTTAAGGGTTCGCGGGAACGTGTTTTCTGCGCCGTTAATATGCTGAAGGATTATGGCGTAGCTTTAGGATTAAAGACCTGTTTGTTGAAACGCAATTATTTGGAGATCGCAAAGATAAGGAATTTCGCCTCTTCCGCGGGGATAACCCTTCGCGTTGATGACCTGTTATTTGCCTGCCTTGACGGTTCTCAAAGACCGTATAAATATACTTTTAAAGCGGTTCCGGCTGCCCCTTTGAGCAGGAAAATAAAGAGCGCAAAAAAGGAATGCCCGGCTTCGGCGGGTGATGATATCTTCAGATGCGGCGCGGGAAGGAGCCAGGCGGCAATAACCCCCCAGGGAAAACTCAAATTCTGCCTGATGATCGATCATCCGGGGCTGGATATAATCAAGGGATCGTTCCGCGGATGCTGGGAAGAGCTTAAAATGAAGGCCCGCGCAATAGGTTCAGCGGCAGCCGGCGAATGCCGGGGCTGTGACCTCAGGGGTTATTGTAAATGGTGCCCGGCCAGGTCCTGGGCTATAAGTAATGATTTTTACGGTTGTGATGAAAGATGCCGGGCAAGGGCTGAAGAGCTGGCCCGGCAGTAA
- a CDS encoding polysaccharide biosynthesis/export family protein: MNAKIKNIILLALIVLVVPAFINAADDQEQAKDYYRLGNIYYQQGRYTEAEEQYQKAMDLMKANDLAAVVVSDKQPVANKVAAVSSAPAVAAAEPKTGGAVEYLIGDEDILYISVWQNPDLTQDVIVRPDGMVSFPLIGDIQATGLTITQLDNAVTERLQEFIKYPEVSISIKTIGGSRVVILGQVSSPGVYSVAGKRSIMEAVGMAGGFTRDAVPSSTVLIRGGFKGPDAQRINLSKVFKGDLSKNIILQSQDIIFIPRKFISDVNYFLSQVLDPLSKGAYTNRELRSW, from the coding sequence ATGAATGCAAAAATAAAGAATATAATATTATTGGCGTTGATAGTCCTGGTTGTTCCGGCGTTTATAAACGCCGCTGACGACCAGGAGCAGGCCAAGGATTATTACCGGCTGGGTAATATCTATTACCAGCAGGGAAGGTATACGGAGGCCGAAGAGCAGTATCAAAAGGCGATGGATTTGATGAAGGCGAATGATCTTGCAGCGGTGGTTGTTTCGGATAAACAACCGGTTGCGAATAAAGTGGCGGCTGTTTCGTCTGCCCCGGCTGTTGCGGCGGCGGAACCGAAAACCGGGGGGGCAGTAGAGTATCTTATCGGTGACGAAGACATTTTATATATATCCGTGTGGCAGAACCCGGACCTGACCCAGGATGTTATAGTCCGCCCTGACGGGATGGTGTCATTTCCTCTGATAGGCGATATCCAGGCCACCGGACTTACAATAACCCAGTTAGATAACGCGGTTACGGAAAGATTGCAGGAATTCATAAAGTATCCCGAGGTTTCGATATCCATCAAAACGATCGGCGGCAGCCGAGTGGTTATATTGGGCCAGGTATCCAGCCCCGGAGTTTATTCTGTCGCCGGTAAGAGATCGATCATGGAGGCTGTCGGAATGGCAGGCGGTTTCACCCGGGACGCTGTCCCGTCAAGCACCGTTTTGATAAGGGGCGGGTTTAAAGGGCCTGACGCGCAGAGAATAAACCTCTCCAAAGTGTTTAAAGGCGATCTAAGCAAGAATATTATCCTGCAATCGCAGGACATAATCTTCATCCCCAGGAAATTCATCTCCGACGTGAATTATTTCCTTAGCCAGGTCCTGGACCCTCTCTCCAAAGGCGCTTATACAAACAGGGAACTCAGGTCGTGGTAA
- a CDS encoding nucleotidyltransferase family protein — MAKIGLKEEKVLLLFSCVHPDRWRREETDRCLRGEIDWDCIVSAAHKEGLSCLLYNSLDRGDYWGYVPEKIVRDLKKNYYSVSSRNILLADESERVIRCFAGEGIETIGLKGIFLAEDVYGNLALRKTTDMDILVRAQDLAQADKALRESGYYSFINPADILRGPTSSLNSAMYHKKSGKGYFVHLHWHIVNSSWPIGRLTAGINMEDIWRDTTGHARGTRGLSIEHQIIYLALHAFNHCFEKLIHSVDLIESFRKYKDRLDWEKVIRICRGSGISEVVYYSLFFAGMIFSEQIPGLAKLRPGNCRLQKALFERFKRDKRRLYILNYSVYLMLQPGIISKSRFVLRTFFPQKDVLALESASIGKKPRQLSLFGRIISNMAKV, encoded by the coding sequence ATGGCAAAAATAGGATTAAAAGAAGAGAAGGTTTTATTATTGTTCAGTTGTGTTCATCCTGATCGTTGGCGACGGGAAGAAACGGACCGGTGTCTGCGCGGTGAGATCGATTGGGATTGTATCGTAAGCGCCGCCCATAAGGAAGGGTTGAGTTGTCTATTGTATAACAGTCTTGATCGGGGGGATTACTGGGGATATGTCCCGGAGAAGATCGTCCGGGACCTGAAAAAAAACTATTACTCGGTATCCAGCCGTAATATCCTGCTGGCGGATGAGTCGGAAAGGGTTATCCGATGTTTCGCCGGAGAAGGAATAGAGACAATAGGGTTGAAAGGGATATTTCTGGCGGAAGATGTTTACGGAAACTTGGCTCTCAGGAAAACCACGGATATGGATATATTGGTCCGCGCGCAAGACCTTGCGCAAGCTGATAAGGCGCTCAGGGAAAGCGGGTATTATTCGTTTATAAATCCAGCGGATATCCTTAGAGGCCCCACATCTTCCTTGAACAGCGCCATGTACCATAAAAAAAGCGGCAAAGGGTATTTTGTGCATTTACACTGGCATATTGTTAATTCCAGCTGGCCTATTGGCCGGTTGACAGCGGGGATCAATATGGAGGATATCTGGCGCGATACAACAGGGCACGCCCGAGGGACCCGCGGCCTTTCCATTGAGCATCAGATTATCTATCTGGCCTTGCATGCCTTTAACCACTGTTTTGAGAAGCTTATACACAGCGTGGACCTGATAGAGTCATTCAGAAAATATAAGGATAGGCTGGATTGGGAAAAGGTCATCAGGATATGCCGGGGATCCGGGATAAGCGAGGTTGTTTATTATAGCCTGTTCTTTGCCGGCATGATCTTTTCCGAGCAGATCCCCGGACTGGCAAAGTTAAGACCCGGGAATTGCCGTTTGCAGAAGGCGTTATTTGAACGGTTCAAAAGAGATAAGCGCCGGTTATACATCCTCAATTATTCGGTTTATTTAATGCTGCAACCCGGGATTATTTCAAAAAGCAGGTTTGTCCTGCGGACTTTCTTCCCCCAAAAGGATGTATTGGCCCTGGAATCCGCATCGATCGGGAAAAAACCGCGGCAGTTGTCTCTTTTTGGAAGAATAATATCGAATATGGCAAAAGTATGA